The following coding sequences are from one Alphaproteobacteria bacterium window:
- the mscL gene encoding large conductance mechanosensitive channel protein MscL, which produces MGMMQEFKEFTVKGNVMDLAVGVIIGAAFGKIVDSLVADIVMPIVGKIFGGLDFANYFIALNGQTATTLVEAKKTGAVLAYGNFLTISLNFIILAFIIFQMVRIVNKVRNKEAEAAP; this is translated from the coding sequence ATGGGCATGATGCAAGAATTTAAAGAATTCACTGTCAAAGGCAATGTGATGGACTTAGCGGTGGGTGTCATCATCGGTGCTGCCTTCGGCAAGATCGTAGATTCACTAGTTGCCGATATCGTGATGCCTATTGTGGGGAAAATTTTTGGCGGCCTTGATTTTGCCAACTATTTTATTGCGCTCAATGGACAAACCGCGACGACCTTAGTCGAAGCTAAAAAAACCGGTGCGGTACTCGCCTACGGTAATTTTCTCACCATCTCACTCAACTTCATCATTCTCGCCTTCATTATTTTTCAAATGGTACGCATAGTCAACAAAGTACGTAACAAGGAAGCTGAAGCAGCGCC